One Echeneis naucrates chromosome 1, fEcheNa1.1, whole genome shotgun sequence DNA segment encodes these proteins:
- the LOC115047991 gene encoding myeloid-associated differentiation marker-like protein 2: MDSQGGPYLNKKALCSPLGAARLCQLAMGCAVIAMVTHSAGYSGSHGVFCMAAWCFCFAMSVVVFFLDATRLHSCLPVSWDNLTVTCAAFATLMFVTASVVYPLFFVRIECPYAGCDVRNFRIAVTVCSILGALAYGAEVAWCRARPGQAVVGYMATVSGLLKVVQGFVACIIFGALANGSEYSRYSATIYCVVVYAFCFALTAVVVIMTVCGRTKAVRCMPFDRFVVVCTLLEVLLYLSASVVWPVFCFDTKYGSPWRPSSCPRGKCPWDSKVVVAVFSFINFGLYVVDLIYSQRIRFVSSRNSRV, from the exons ATGGACTCCCAGGGTGGTCCATACCTCAACAAGAAGGCCCTCTGCTCACCTCTGGGTGCTGCCCGTCTCTGCCAGTTAGCAATGGGCTGTGCTGTGATTGCCATGGTAACGCACAGTGCCGGGTACAGCGGTTCGCACGGCGTCTTTTGCATGGCAGCATGGTGCTTCTGCTTCGCCATGTCGGTTGTGGTCTTCTTTCTCGATGCCACTCGTCTCCACAGCTGCCTCCCTGTATCCTGGGACAACCTGACAGTCACGTGCGCCGCCTTCGCAACGCTCAT GTTCGTGACAGCCTCTGTCGTCTACCCGCTCTTCTTTGTCCGAATCGAGTGCCCGTACGCAGGTTGTGATGTCCGAAATTTCCGCATTGCCGTCACCGTCTGCTCCATCCTGGGCGCCCTGGCCTACGGAGCTGAAGTGGCTTGGTGCCGAGCCAGACCAGGCCAGGCTGTGGTGGGCTACATGGCCACCGTCTCTGGCCTCCTCAAAGTCGTTCAGGGCTTCGTTGCCTGCATCATCTTTGGAGCTCTGGCCAATGGGAGCGAGTATTCCCGTTACAGTGCTACGATCTACTGCGTTGTAGTCTATGCTTTCTGTTTTGCTCTGACTGCCGTGGTGGTCATCATGACTGTTTGTGGGCGGACCAAAGCCGTGCGCTGCATGCCCTTTGACCGGTTTGTGGTGGTTTGCACTCTCCTGGAGGTTTTGCTCTACCTGAGTGCATCAGTGGTGTGGCCAGTGTTCTGCTTCGACACGAAATACGGCTCACCCTGGAGGCCATCATCATGTCCACGGGGAAAGTGTCCATGGGACAGCAAAGTTGTGGTGgcagtgttttctttcattaactTTGGACTGTACGTGGTCGACTTGATCTACTCCCAGAGGATACGATTTGTCTCCTCACGTAACTCTCGGGTGTAG
- the aspscr1 gene encoding tether containing UBX domain for GLUT4 isoform X1 has translation MAASGAAVTVLTPNGRRQTVKVSPNTPLLQVLEDVCKKHGFNPDDHGLKFQRTVVDLTVPWRFANLPNNAKLEMVTSSRKQAVTNSQVRIALQMEDGSRLQGSFSCGQSLWDLLTHFPQISTSGLSESGSTPVCVYMRDEVCGEEALKKATLKSLGLTGGSAIVRFLLKKNKTPGEEDGREVTEAALMPTTAVAKETTLSSSSHPHPAPSQPETSTSDMPLIKSSPDRLMETLPAPNPTSAPSTLQHTSFQQEEDSHSQDAVQTAERGAAEKDGEEAGPSGLSSQQSSSSSSAPSVSFIPFSGGGQRLGGPGGGAVGSSVSSSSSLSALTASIDSPKAKKAKPSHGSSTKRQTTSSQPDEDMDHEEEFLEPVEREPLIYHLDSISHQPEEHGDLPDEFFEITMDDVRKRFAQLKSERKLLEEAPLMTKSLREAQMKEKMTRYPKVVLRVQFPDRNILQGFFRPLETVGAVRHFVRSHLEDPQLSFYLFITPPKTILDDPSATLFQADLFPGALVYFGSDIKTAFYIKRELLQSSVSASQANESIASSSIFWSPTPLSSSADLEELPPPPEQAAGTSRSTQEKKDPATQAKAAKPTKSEPGNVPKWLKLPGKK, from the exons ATGGCAGCCAGCGGGGCAGCAGTAACGGTTCTGACTCCAAATGGGAGAAGGCAGACGGTTAAAGTGTCTCCAAATACGCCGCTTTTGCAG GTGTTGGAGGACGTCTGCAAAAAGCACGGATTTAACCCGGACGATCACGGTTTGAA GTTTCAGAGGACTGTCGTTGACCTCACGGTGCCATGGAGGTTTGCCAACTTACCCAACAATGCTAAACTGGAAATGGTGACAAGTTCAAGGAAACAGGCTGTTACCAACAGCCAG GTGCGAATTGCACTTCAGATGGAGGACGGCTCTCGGCTCCAAGGATCCTTCTCTTGTGGACAGAGCTTATGGGACCTGCTCACTCATTTCCCTCagatcag CACGTCAGGGCTGTCTGAGTCAGGATCCACCCCAGTGTGCGTTTACATGAGAGACGAG GTGTGTGGGGAAGAAGCACTGAAGAAGGCCACTCTGAAGTCTCTGGGTCTCACAGGAGGAAGTGCCATTGTCAG GTTTTTGctcaaaaagaacaaaactccTGGAGAGGAAGATGGCAGAGAAGTCACAGAAGCAGCTCTTATGCCAACCACCGCTGTTGCCAAGGAGACCACACTGAGCTCGTCATCTCATCCTCATCCTGCTCCATCACAACCAGAGACATCAACATCTGACATGCCACTTATAAAGTCAAGCCCTGACAGGCTAATGGAAACCCTGCCTGCGCCAAATCCTACTTCTGCTCCAAGCACACTTCAGCACACTTCTTTTCAACAGGAAGAGGATTCACATTCCCAGGATGCAGTTCAGACTGCTGAGAGAGGTGCAGCAGAGAAAGATGGCGAGGAAGCAGGTCCATCAGGACTAAGCTCTCAGcagtcttcttcctcctcttctgctccatcggtttcattcattcctttCTCTGGAGGTGGTCAGCGCCTTGGGGGCCCTGGGGGAGGAGCAGTTGGAAGCTCAgtatcttcatcctcctctttgtcAGCCCTCACTGCTTCAATAGATTCACCCAAAGCCAAGAAAGCCAAACCAAGCCATGGGTCTAGCACCAAG CGCCAAACCACCTCCAGTCAGCCTGATGAGGATATGGATCATGAGGAGGAGTTTTTGGAG CCAGTGGAGAGGGAGCCTCTCATCTACCACCTGGACTCCATATCCCATCAGCCTGAGGAGCATGGGGATCTGCCTGATGAGTTCTTTGAAATAACAATGGATGATGTACGGAAGCGCTTTGCCCAACTGAAGAGCGAGAG GAAGTTACTTGAGGAGGCACCACTGATGACTAAGTCTCTGAGAGAAGCccagatgaaagaaaagatgaCCCGATACCCCAAA GTGGTCCTGAGGGTCCAGTTTCCAGACAGAAACATTCTACAAGGCTTCTTCAGGCCCCTGGAGACAG TTGGTGCTGTGAGGCACTTTGTGAGAAGTCACTTGGAGGATCCTCAGCTCAGTTTCTACCTGT TCATCACGCCTCCGAAAACCATTCTGGACGACCCCTCCGCAACACTTTTCCAG GCCGACTTGTTTCCCGGTGCACTGGTTTACTTTGGCTCCGACATTAAGAcag CTTTTTACATAAAGAGGGAACTCCTTCAATCCTCTGTCTCAGCCTCACAAGCAAATGAGTctattgccag CAGTTCCATTTTCTGGTCCCCCACGCCCTTGTCCAGCTCAGCGGACTTGGAGGAGCTGCCACCTCCTCCAGAGCAGGCGGCAGGCACCAGCAGGTCcacacaggaaaagaaagatcCAGCCACACAAGCCAAGGCTGCTAAACCTACCAAATCTGAGCCAGGCAATGTGCCCAAGTGGCTCAAGCTTCCAG gaaaaaaataa
- the aspscr1 gene encoding tether containing UBX domain for GLUT4 isoform X2, which produces MAASGAAVTVLTPNGRRQTVKVSPNTPLLQVLEDVCKKHGFNPDDHGLKFQRTVVDLTVPWRFANLPNNAKLEMVTSSRKQAVTNSQVRIALQMEDGSRLQGSFSCGQSLWDLLTHFPQISTSGLSESGSTPVCVYMRDEVCGEEALKKATLKSLGLTGGSAIVRFLLKKNKTPGEEDGREVTEAALMPTTAVAKETTLSSSSHPHPAPSQPETSTSDMPLIKSSPDRLMETLPAPNPTSAPSTLQHTSFQQEEDSHSQDAVQTAERGAAEKDGEEAGPSGLSSQQSSSSSSAPSVSFIPFSGGGQRLGGPGGGAVGSSVSSSSSLSALTASIDSPKAKKAKPSHGSSTKRQTTSSQPDEDMDHEEEFLEPVEREPLIYHLDSISHQPEEHGDLPDEFFEITMDDVRKRFAQLKSERKLLEEAPLMTKSLREAQMKEKMTRYPKVVLRVQFPDRNILQGFFRPLETVGAVRHFVRSHLEDPQLSFYLFITPPKTILDDPSATLFQADLFPGALVYFGSDIKTAFYIKRELLQSSVSASQANESIASSIFWSPTPLSSSADLEELPPPPEQAAGTSRSTQEKKDPATQAKAAKPTKSEPGNVPKWLKLPGKK; this is translated from the exons ATGGCAGCCAGCGGGGCAGCAGTAACGGTTCTGACTCCAAATGGGAGAAGGCAGACGGTTAAAGTGTCTCCAAATACGCCGCTTTTGCAG GTGTTGGAGGACGTCTGCAAAAAGCACGGATTTAACCCGGACGATCACGGTTTGAA GTTTCAGAGGACTGTCGTTGACCTCACGGTGCCATGGAGGTTTGCCAACTTACCCAACAATGCTAAACTGGAAATGGTGACAAGTTCAAGGAAACAGGCTGTTACCAACAGCCAG GTGCGAATTGCACTTCAGATGGAGGACGGCTCTCGGCTCCAAGGATCCTTCTCTTGTGGACAGAGCTTATGGGACCTGCTCACTCATTTCCCTCagatcag CACGTCAGGGCTGTCTGAGTCAGGATCCACCCCAGTGTGCGTTTACATGAGAGACGAG GTGTGTGGGGAAGAAGCACTGAAGAAGGCCACTCTGAAGTCTCTGGGTCTCACAGGAGGAAGTGCCATTGTCAG GTTTTTGctcaaaaagaacaaaactccTGGAGAGGAAGATGGCAGAGAAGTCACAGAAGCAGCTCTTATGCCAACCACCGCTGTTGCCAAGGAGACCACACTGAGCTCGTCATCTCATCCTCATCCTGCTCCATCACAACCAGAGACATCAACATCTGACATGCCACTTATAAAGTCAAGCCCTGACAGGCTAATGGAAACCCTGCCTGCGCCAAATCCTACTTCTGCTCCAAGCACACTTCAGCACACTTCTTTTCAACAGGAAGAGGATTCACATTCCCAGGATGCAGTTCAGACTGCTGAGAGAGGTGCAGCAGAGAAAGATGGCGAGGAAGCAGGTCCATCAGGACTAAGCTCTCAGcagtcttcttcctcctcttctgctccatcggtttcattcattcctttCTCTGGAGGTGGTCAGCGCCTTGGGGGCCCTGGGGGAGGAGCAGTTGGAAGCTCAgtatcttcatcctcctctttgtcAGCCCTCACTGCTTCAATAGATTCACCCAAAGCCAAGAAAGCCAAACCAAGCCATGGGTCTAGCACCAAG CGCCAAACCACCTCCAGTCAGCCTGATGAGGATATGGATCATGAGGAGGAGTTTTTGGAG CCAGTGGAGAGGGAGCCTCTCATCTACCACCTGGACTCCATATCCCATCAGCCTGAGGAGCATGGGGATCTGCCTGATGAGTTCTTTGAAATAACAATGGATGATGTACGGAAGCGCTTTGCCCAACTGAAGAGCGAGAG GAAGTTACTTGAGGAGGCACCACTGATGACTAAGTCTCTGAGAGAAGCccagatgaaagaaaagatgaCCCGATACCCCAAA GTGGTCCTGAGGGTCCAGTTTCCAGACAGAAACATTCTACAAGGCTTCTTCAGGCCCCTGGAGACAG TTGGTGCTGTGAGGCACTTTGTGAGAAGTCACTTGGAGGATCCTCAGCTCAGTTTCTACCTGT TCATCACGCCTCCGAAAACCATTCTGGACGACCCCTCCGCAACACTTTTCCAG GCCGACTTGTTTCCCGGTGCACTGGTTTACTTTGGCTCCGACATTAAGAcag CTTTTTACATAAAGAGGGAACTCCTTCAATCCTCTGTCTCAGCCTCACAAGCAAATGAGTctattgccag TTCCATTTTCTGGTCCCCCACGCCCTTGTCCAGCTCAGCGGACTTGGAGGAGCTGCCACCTCCTCCAGAGCAGGCGGCAGGCACCAGCAGGTCcacacaggaaaagaaagatcCAGCCACACAAGCCAAGGCTGCTAAACCTACCAAATCTGAGCCAGGCAATGTGCCCAAGTGGCTCAAGCTTCCAG gaaaaaaataa
- the notum1b gene encoding inactive palmitoleoyl-protein carboxylesterase notum1b, whose amino-acid sequence MPGSSAGLSAVRSCLLLLFIHMSAPVEARRVRGGRAHARRLQQQQVPAYRERVDGPESFPLDFTAVEGNMNNFMVQIKNLAQSLYPCSAQKLDQDMKLHFLRNVSVTCNDGSPAGYYIKESHGSKRWLIFLEGGWYCFNRQTCDSRYETMRRLMSSTKWPQTRTGTGILSPQPEENPHWWNANMVFIPYCSSDVWSGVTPKTEHSDYAFMGSLIIKEVVNELLLKGLDNAKVLLLAGSSAGGTGALLNVDQVAEQLASQGHTAVQVRGLADSGWFLDNKQYKFTDCLDTISCAPTEAIKRGSRYWGGQVPESCRQAHLGEEWNCFFGYKVYPTLKSPVFVVQWLFDEAQLTVDNIHLTGQPVHEGQWRYIQNLGQELRGTLREVPALFAPACLSHELITRSYWMDIQVKGTSLPRALHCWDRSLQDNVHINSSHGNQSHQKQKTPPMRGCPLHLIDSCPWPHCNPSCPTIRDQLTGQEMSVIQFLKHMGFDVQKMAEQQGMDPRKLLGMLNNGS is encoded by the exons ATGCCGGGGAGCTCGGCCGGTCTGTCCGCAGTGCgctcctgcctgctgctgctcttcatccacATGAGCGCACCGGTTGAGGCGCGGAGAGTGCGCGGGGGACGGGCGCACGCTCggcggctgcagcagcagcaggttccGGCGTACAGGGAGCGGGTGGACGGGCCGGAGAGCTTCCCTCTAGACTTCACAGCCGTGGAGGGCAACATGAACAACTTCATGGTGCAGATAAAGAACTTGGCGCAGTCACTGTACCCGTGCTCCGCGCAGAAACTGGACCAGGACATGAAGCTGCACTTTCTGAGGAACGTGTCTGTGACTTGTAATGACGGCTCCCCTGCAGG GTACTACATCAAGGAGTCCCATGGCAGCAAGAGGTGGTTGATATTCTTGGAag GTGGATGGTACTGTTTCAACAGGCAGACCTGTGACAGCAGGTACGAGACAATGAGGAGACTGATGAGCTCCACCAAGTGGCCGCAAACCAGAACAG GAACAGGAATCCTGTCCCCTCAGCCGGAGGAAAACCCACATTGGTGGAACGCCAACATGGT GTTCATTCCATACTGCTCCAGTGATGTGTGGAGCGGCGTCACCCCGAAGACAGAACACA GTGACTACGCCTTCATGGGCTCTCTCATCATAAAGGAGGTGGTGAACGAGCTGTTGCTGAAAGGGCTGGATAACGCAAAGGTCCTTCTCCTTGCAGGAAGCAG TGCGGGGGGTACCGGCGCCCTGCTGAACGTGGACCAGGTAGCTGAGCAGCTGGCATCACAAGGCCACACAGCAGTGCAGGTCCGGGGCCTGGCTGATTCTGGATGGTTCCTGGACAACAAACAGTACAAATTTACAGACTGCTTGGATACCATTAGCTGTGCCCCCACTGAGGCCATAAAGCGGGGCAGCCG GTACTGGGGAGGACAGGTGCCAGAAAGCTGCAGACAGGCCCATCTTGGAGAGGAGTGGAACTGTTTCTTTGGATACAAAGTCTACCCCACATTGAAAA GCCCCGTGTTTGTGGTGCAGTGGCTGTTCGACGAAGCCCAGCTCACAGTCGACAACATCCACTTGACAGGTCAGCCTGTCCATGAGGGTCAGTGGAGGTACATACAGAACCTGGGGCAAGAGCTGAGGGGCACGCTCCGTGAAGTACC GGCGCTGTTTGCTCCGGCCTGCTTGTCTCATGAGCTTATTACCAGAAG TTACTGGATGGACATTCAGGTGAAAGGCACCTCCCTGCCCAGAGCCCTTCACTGCTGGGACCGCAGCCTCCAGGACAACGTCCACATCAACAGCAGCCACGGAAACCAGAGTCACCAAAAGCAAAAGACCCCACCCATGAGGGGCTGTCCTCTGCATTTGATCGACAGCTGTCCGTGGCCTCACTGTAACCCGTCCTGCCCGACTATTCGGGACCAGCTGACAGGACAGGAGATGAGCGTGATCCAGTTCCTGAAGCACATGGGCTTCGATGTGCAGAAGATGGCTGAGCAGCAGGGGATGGACCCCAGGAAGCTACTGGGCATGCTCAATAACGGGAGCTGA